In Desulfobacterales bacterium, the following are encoded in one genomic region:
- a CDS encoding carbon-nitrogen hydrolase family protein, whose amino-acid sequence MSNYSSSELLTVGLAQIAPVWLDRHQTLEKILDYVTRATTQNCQLVAFGEALLPGYPFWLELTDGARFNSAVQKEIHAHYMEQAVQIEAGHLDPICKTAATHKIAVVLGCIERAADRGGHSLYCSLVYVNPEGSIESVHRKLMPTYEERLTWSIGDGHGLRVHPLGAFTVGGLNCWENWMPLVRTALYAQGEDLHVAIWPGNLRNTYDITRFIAKESRSFVISVSGLMRLQDFPADTPHLERILEDCPDTLANGGSCLTGPDGEFIIEPEVDQEVLLTATIDYQQIREERQNFDPSGHYARPDVTQLTVDRRRQSTLVIKE is encoded by the coding sequence ATGTCAAATTACAGTTCATCAGAGTTATTGACGGTCGGGCTGGCGCAAATCGCACCGGTCTGGCTGGATCGTCACCAAACGCTCGAAAAAATATTAGACTATGTCACCAGAGCCACCACACAAAATTGTCAACTGGTGGCCTTTGGCGAAGCCCTGTTGCCCGGTTATCCCTTCTGGCTCGAGCTGACTGACGGCGCGCGCTTTAATTCAGCGGTGCAAAAAGAAATCCATGCCCATTATATGGAACAGGCGGTGCAAATTGAGGCCGGTCATTTGGATCCGATTTGCAAAACCGCTGCCACCCATAAAATTGCAGTGGTTTTGGGGTGCATCGAGCGTGCCGCTGATCGCGGCGGTCACAGCCTGTATTGCTCGCTGGTCTATGTCAATCCAGAGGGCAGCATCGAGTCTGTCCATCGCAAGCTCATGCCGACCTATGAAGAACGCCTAACCTGGTCAATTGGCGATGGGCACGGTTTGCGTGTGCATCCACTGGGAGCTTTCACCGTCGGCGGTTTAAATTGCTGGGAAAATTGGATGCCATTGGTTCGCACGGCGCTTTATGCCCAGGGTGAAGATCTGCATGTGGCCATCTGGCCCGGCAACCTACGCAACACTTACGATATTACTCGCTTTATCGCCAAGGAATCCCGCTCCTTTGTGATCTCAGTTTCCGGGCTAATGCGGTTACAAGATTTTCCGGCCGACACACCGCACCTGGAAAGGATTCTGGAGGACTGTCCCGATACTCTGGCCAACGGTGGATCCTGTCTGACAGGTCCGGATGGTGAGTTCATCATTGAACCGGAGGTTGACCAGGAAGTGCTTTTGACCGCAACAATTGACTACCAGCAGATACGCGAAGAAAGACAGAATTTTGATCCCAGCGGCCATTATGCCCGTCCGGATGTCACCCAGTTAACGGTCGACCGCCGGCGCCAAAGCACGCTGGTGATTAAAGAGTAG
- a CDS encoding Lrp/AsnC family transcriptional regulator: MLTELEKKIIASIQEDMPISERPYAAIAEKLAITESELLDKLQDLSRRGVIRRFGATLRHQRAGFNANAMVAWKVDEDRIQEVGQKMASFRQVSHCYRRNPTADWPYNLYTMVHANDEQACQETARKMSRATSVKDYTLLFSREELKKTSMVYFPSDET; this comes from the coding sequence ATGCTGACAGAACTTGAAAAAAAGATAATCGCCTCGATCCAGGAGGATATGCCGATTAGCGAGCGCCCGTATGCTGCGATTGCCGAAAAACTGGCAATCACAGAATCAGAGTTGTTAGACAAATTGCAGGATCTCAGCCGGCGCGGTGTTATCCGGCGTTTCGGGGCCACCTTGCGGCATCAGCGTGCCGGGTTTAATGCTAATGCGATGGTGGCCTGGAAAGTCGATGAGGATCGTATCCAGGAAGTCGGACAAAAAATGGCCTCCTTTCGTCAGGTGTCTCATTGCTACCGACGCAATCCCACCGCTGACTGGCCATATAACCTCTATACCATGGTGCATGCCAACGATGAGCAGGCATGCCAGGAGACGGCGCGTAAAATGTCCAGGGCCACCTCCGTAAAAGATTACACCCTGCTGTTCAGTCGTGAAGAACTAAAGAAAACTTCGATGGTGTATTTTCCCTCCGATGAAACCTGA
- the hisD gene encoding histidinol dehydrogenase codes for MKIYHFPSRSAEQRLARIVKRGLVFQKKELAAVSRMCENVRKNGDQAVIAYTRQFDSARVTLRSIQVTEKEFSEATQKVDRTFTRALNRAAANIKRFHEQQRRRSWMQTDRPGTMLGQLVHPVDAAGVYVPGARGGETPLVSSVLMGVIPAKVAGVKQIAMVTPPTKAGGVSPHLLVAAKKAGADAVYKAGSAWAIAALAYGTETIPKVDVIVGPGNIYVTLAKKILMGTVGIDSIAGPSEILVIADDGARPDFIAADLLSQAEHDVLSSAILITDSARLARAVVQALEAQLPELARAEIAKESLKKYGAIIVVKTMADAIEMANRIAPEHLELHVRDPFEVVGTIRNAGAVFMGDYTPESVGDYMAGPNHVLPTAGTARFASALSVDNFIKKTSVIQYSQKAFRREAADIMRLAEIEGLGAHAKSIKVRL; via the coding sequence ATGAAAATTTATCATTTTCCGTCGCGTTCGGCTGAGCAGCGGCTTGCCCGCATTGTCAAACGCGGTCTGGTGTTTCAGAAAAAAGAACTGGCCGCGGTCAGCCGCATGTGTGAAAATGTCCGCAAAAACGGCGATCAGGCGGTCATTGCCTATACGCGACAGTTTGATTCTGCGCGGGTCACTCTTCGTTCGATACAGGTGACTGAAAAGGAATTTTCAGAAGCCACACAAAAAGTGGATCGAACTTTTACGCGGGCATTAAACCGGGCGGCAGCCAATATTAAACGGTTTCATGAGCAGCAGCGGCGCCGGTCCTGGATGCAAACCGATCGTCCCGGAACCATGCTGGGTCAGCTCGTCCACCCGGTGGATGCCGCCGGCGTATATGTGCCCGGCGCCCGGGGAGGGGAAACACCTTTGGTGTCTTCAGTGCTGATGGGCGTGATACCTGCTAAAGTCGCCGGTGTTAAACAGATTGCAATGGTGACACCGCCGACCAAAGCCGGCGGCGTAAGCCCCCATCTGCTGGTGGCGGCCAAAAAGGCCGGTGCCGATGCCGTCTACAAGGCCGGCAGTGCTTGGGCTATTGCCGCTTTAGCCTATGGCACCGAGACGATTCCCAAAGTGGATGTCATTGTCGGCCCGGGCAACATTTATGTCACCCTGGCCAAGAAGATTCTAATGGGTACCGTAGGGATCGATTCGATCGCCGGCCCCAGTGAGATTCTGGTGATTGCCGATGATGGCGCCAGGCCTGATTTCATTGCTGCAGATTTGCTGTCCCAAGCCGAACACGATGTGCTGTCTTCGGCCATATTGATTACAGATTCGGCCCGCTTGGCGCGAGCTGTCGTCCAAGCGCTCGAAGCGCAGCTTCCAGAACTGGCGCGCGCAGAGATTGCCAAAGAATCGCTAAAAAAATACGGTGCGATCATCGTGGTCAAAACGATGGCGGATGCCATAGAAATGGCCAATCGCATTGCCCCGGAGCATCTTGAGCTGCATGTGCGGGATCCGTTTGAGGTCGTCGGCACCATCCGCAACGCCGGTGCCGTATTTATGGGCGATTATACCCCGGAATCGGTGGGTGATTATATGGCCGGTCCCAACCATGTGCTGCCCACTGCCGGTACGGCCCGATTTGCATCTGCTTTGTCGGTGGATAATTTCATCAAAAAGACCAGCGTAATTCAGTACTCGCAAAAGGCCTTTCGGCGTGAGGCCGCTGATATCATGCGCCTGGCGGAAATTGAAGGTTTGGGCGCACATGCCAAGTCTATTAAGGTCCGACTTTAA
- a CDS encoding MBL fold metallo-hydrolase: MIEYAEMISEGDSSGNEMVVRFRLPSGLEIFGLPTKNTYGGHWDLGPTWNYAVMADRQFLVDAGKFNQGHRLLAMMEVAGVGHSDLDFVLISHSHEDHDGGLAELIETTQLKVKAHAIYDQLIRHYPAQSPEQTKKHFPAKCWHCFMPESFYAKNCLDYHRVLQGLMVEVIADGQTQLAPKVCAYHLPGHSPDCLAVRLGDEAIIVGDIVLPDISPWPTRKAMFAEVADVLKPTYTDAAAIFGLSRYIQSLKTLIKIADDHPGLLVLPAHRLYYNERWNPIDLAERSRQLLAHHIERCGAIIEILNGKPKSAEEIAAEHFDDRLLEGFGALMATNEIISHCELLIDSGDVITADGDRYAASGSTRFEAHIKGLPTD; this comes from the coding sequence TTGATCGAATATGCGGAAATGATAAGCGAAGGCGATAGTAGCGGCAATGAGATGGTGGTACGCTTTCGGTTGCCATCCGGGCTTGAAATCTTCGGTCTGCCGACGAAAAATACATACGGCGGCCACTGGGATTTGGGGCCGACCTGGAATTATGCCGTCATGGCCGACCGTCAGTTTCTGGTGGATGCGGGCAAATTCAACCAGGGCCATCGACTGCTGGCCATGATGGAGGTGGCGGGCGTCGGCCACAGCGATTTGGATTTTGTTTTGATCAGCCACAGCCATGAAGACCATGACGGTGGGTTGGCCGAGTTGATCGAGACCACCCAACTCAAGGTCAAAGCCCACGCAATTTATGATCAGCTGATTCGACATTACCCGGCTCAGTCACCTGAACAAACTAAGAAACATTTCCCGGCCAAATGCTGGCACTGTTTTATGCCCGAGTCCTTTTATGCTAAAAATTGCCTGGACTATCACCGGGTGCTGCAGGGTTTAATGGTGGAGGTGATCGCTGACGGCCAGACCCAACTGGCGCCCAAGGTTTGCGCTTACCACTTGCCGGGTCACAGCCCGGACTGTCTGGCCGTTCGGCTGGGGGATGAGGCCATCATCGTGGGCGATATTGTCTTACCCGATATTTCACCTTGGCCGACCCGCAAAGCCATGTTCGCTGAGGTCGCTGATGTCCTCAAACCGACCTACACGGATGCGGCGGCCATCTTTGGCTTAAGCCGTTATATCCAATCCTTGAAGACCTTGATTAAAATTGCCGATGATCATCCGGGATTGCTGGTGCTGCCCGCTCATCGTTTATACTACAATGAGCGCTGGAACCCGATTGATCTGGCAGAACGATCCCGACAGTTGCTCGCCCACCACATCGAGCGCTGCGGTGCCATCATCGAAATATTAAACGGCAAACCCAAATCCGCCGAGGAGATAGCCGCCGAGCATTTTGACGACCGTCTACTGGAAGGTTTTGGCGCATTAATGGCAACCAACGAAATTATCAGCCATTGTGAATTGCTGATTGACAGCGGGGATGTCATCACAGCAGATGGCGACCGTTATGCCGCCAGCGGCAGTACCCGATTTGAAGCCCATATAAAAGGTTTACCGACAGATTAA
- a CDS encoding radical SAM protein yields the protein MKPDVPHILLINPWIHDFAAYDFWAKPLGVLTLAALLRSHGISVSYIDCLDRFHPQAAPGDPSARWGRGPYLKTPINKPQGLDDVQRRFCRYGIKPGWLAQDLKDIPVPDLIMVTSLMTYWYGGVQETIAMLRDIFPQTAIILGGIYASLCRDHARQHAGADDVVTGAAEDAVFDIVAQHTGFKVTARFDPQQLDSYPYPAYDLQNCINYVPLMTSRGCPFKCTYCASHFLSPSRLWRSPESVLEEIKFWYHTHGITDVVLYDDAFLVDAQQHAVPLLEKIVRSDLGLRFHTPNAVHIRGLTAETASLMFDAGFTTLRLGLETVKFEEREDMDRKVTQDDFRQAAGYLKAAGFTSDQVGAYLLLGLPGQDLAAVEHSIQVVRAAGITPILAYYSPIPYTAMWPAAKSASRYDLAADPIFTNNSILPCQSEAFNWDTVSRLKELASGSNSA from the coding sequence ATGAAACCTGATGTTCCCCATATTCTGCTAATCAACCCCTGGATTCATGATTTCGCCGCCTATGACTTCTGGGCCAAGCCATTGGGGGTACTTACCCTGGCGGCTTTGCTCAGGTCCCATGGTATATCGGTGTCCTACATCGATTGCCTCGACCGGTTTCACCCCCAAGCAGCGCCCGGCGACCCGTCTGCACGCTGGGGTCGTGGGCCCTATTTGAAGACACCCATTAACAAGCCGCAGGGACTTGATGATGTGCAACGCCGCTTTTGCCGTTACGGGATCAAACCCGGCTGGCTGGCGCAAGATCTGAAGGACATACCGGTACCTGATTTGATTATGGTGACCTCCTTGATGACCTACTGGTATGGCGGTGTTCAGGAAACCATCGCCATGTTGCGTGACATTTTTCCGCAGACGGCCATCATCTTAGGCGGTATTTATGCCAGTTTGTGCAGAGATCATGCCCGCCAACACGCCGGCGCAGATGACGTTGTCACTGGCGCAGCAGAAGATGCTGTCTTTGACATCGTCGCCCAACACACAGGGTTCAAGGTGACCGCGCGGTTTGACCCGCAACAACTCGATTCATACCCTTACCCCGCCTATGATCTGCAAAACTGCATCAATTATGTCCCCCTGATGACCTCACGCGGCTGTCCGTTTAAATGCACCTACTGCGCTTCCCATTTTCTAAGCCCCAGCCGGCTGTGGCGCAGCCCGGAATCGGTCCTCGAAGAAATCAAATTTTGGTATCACACCCATGGCATTACCGATGTTGTGCTGTACGACGATGCCTTTTTAGTCGACGCCCAGCAACATGCCGTGCCGCTGCTGGAAAAAATTGTCCGGTCCGATCTTGGCCTTCGCTTTCACACTCCCAACGCCGTCCATATTCGCGGTCTGACCGCTGAAACGGCAAGCTTAATGTTCGACGCCGGCTTTACCACCCTGCGTCTGGGATTGGAAACAGTTAAATTCGAGGAACGTGAAGACATGGACCGCAAGGTAACCCAAGATGATTTCAGGCAAGCTGCCGGGTATTTAAAAGCAGCCGGTTTTACCTCAGACCAGGTTGGCGCTTACCTGCTTTTAGGATTGCCCGGGCAGGATCTGGCTGCGGTTGAACACTCGATTCAGGTGGTTCGGGCCGCAGGAATAACGCCCATCCTGGCATATTACTCACCGATTCCGTATACCGCGATGTGGCCAGCAGCCAAAAGCGCATCGCGTTATGATTTGGCAGCCGACCCGATATTTACCAACAATTCAATCCTTCCCTGCCAATCGGAAGCATTTAATTGGGATACCGTCAGCAGATTAAAAGAACTTGCTTCTGGTTCGAACTCGGCATAA
- a CDS encoding leucyl aminopeptidase gives MISLKTVALKTQKIDTLVVPVCADKKIHDDRSINAVIQKALTLKEFKADRGDRVTLYEFKGLAAQRIICVGLGKLKKIDLEMLRSFCGAVVNHCIKAGFDSLWMAVPTAATLKLETPDVLEAMMEGACLGNHIFDKYKREKKKKPLKQINFWVKPQAASRLRSIAPRVRTTCAGTILARDWISMPSNDKTPEQLTRAIVNQARKYGLKTRVLREKELKQHRFGALLAVAAGSRSKPSLVILEHKPPNAKKTLALVGKGVTFDSGGLNIKTGGSMAGMKADMSGAAVVAATLITQARLKTGRHIIGAIPIVENMPSGTATRPGDIVRSHAGKTIEIGNTDAEGRLILIDAMSYVVKKHKPAVMIDLATLTGACVVALGEKIAGVFTADHQLSEAIQASGNKTHERCWPMPLPQDYKELLKSDFADLNNMPSSRWGGAITAALFLSEFSGNTRWAHIDIAGPAYSKKGNAYCGPGGTGFGVRLLCHLIEKL, from the coding sequence ATGATAAGCCTCAAAACGGTAGCGCTGAAGACCCAAAAAATCGATACCCTTGTCGTGCCGGTATGTGCAGACAAAAAAATCCACGATGATCGATCGATCAACGCCGTCATCCAAAAGGCGTTAACGCTTAAAGAATTTAAGGCCGACAGAGGCGATCGTGTGACACTTTACGAATTCAAAGGTCTTGCCGCCCAACGAATTATCTGCGTGGGGTTGGGAAAGTTAAAGAAAATCGATTTGGAAATGCTGCGATCCTTTTGCGGCGCAGTCGTCAACCACTGTATCAAAGCCGGCTTTGATTCCCTATGGATGGCTGTACCGACCGCCGCAACGCTTAAATTAGAAACGCCGGATGTGCTCGAAGCCATGATGGAAGGAGCCTGTCTGGGAAATCACATATTTGACAAGTACAAAAGAGAAAAGAAAAAGAAACCGCTCAAACAAATCAACTTCTGGGTCAAACCACAGGCAGCCAGTAGGTTGAGATCAATCGCCCCCAGGGTCCGCACCACTTGTGCCGGCACCATCCTGGCACGCGACTGGATCAGTATGCCATCTAACGACAAGACACCGGAGCAATTGACCCGCGCCATTGTTAATCAGGCCCGCAAATATGGTCTTAAAACCCGCGTGTTGCGCGAAAAAGAGTTAAAGCAACATAGGTTTGGCGCTCTGCTGGCGGTGGCCGCCGGCAGCCGGAGCAAACCCAGCCTGGTGATACTGGAGCATAAGCCGCCCAATGCCAAAAAAACCCTTGCCCTGGTAGGCAAAGGGGTGACCTTTGATTCCGGAGGCCTCAACATCAAGACCGGCGGCAGCATGGCCGGCATGAAAGCCGATATGTCAGGAGCCGCGGTGGTGGCAGCCACCCTGATCACACAGGCCCGGCTCAAAACCGGCCGCCATATCATCGGCGCTATCCCCATTGTCGAGAATATGCCTTCGGGCACCGCCACCCGGCCAGGCGACATTGTGCGCAGCCATGCCGGCAAAACCATTGAAATCGGCAATACAGATGCCGAAGGCCGCTTGATTTTAATCGATGCCATGTCTTATGTGGTCAAGAAACACAAACCGGCAGTGATGATCGACCTGGCCACACTGACCGGTGCCTGTGTGGTTGCGCTGGGGGAAAAAATCGCCGGTGTCTTTACAGCGGATCATCAGCTGTCAGAAGCCATCCAGGCCTCCGGCAACAAAACCCATGAGCGCTGCTGGCCCATGCCGTTGCCCCAGGATTACAAAGAGCTGCTCAAAAGTGATTTTGCCGATCTGAACAATATGCCTAGTTCCCGCTGGGGGGGCGCCATTACGGCCGCATTGTTTTTATCTGAGTTTAGCGGAAATACCCGCTGGGCCCATATCGATATTGCCGGCCCGGCTTACAGCAAAAAAGGCAATGCCTATTGCGGCCCCGGTGGCACCGGGTTCGGGGTGCGACTGCTTTGTCATTTAATCGAAAAACTATGA
- a CDS encoding thiolase family protein has translation MRDAYIVTSIRTPGCKRKKGAFKDTRPEDLLSFVLEAVVDKTKGLEKKDVEDIMIGCSFPEAEQGLNIGRIVSQIAGFPVDVSGATVNRFCASGLEAIAQSALRVMSGWSDIVIGGGVESMTYVPMGGNLPRPHPEYTRKMADLFASMGITAENVAHRYDVSREAQDEFAYHSQRKAAEAKKKKLFKELVPTPATRYVAQKDGTYQKETFMQEFDDGIREDTTLEGLASLHPVFAAGGSVTAGNASQMTDGAAASVIMSEDKVKALGLKPIAKFKGYTTVGCKPDEMGIGPALAIPKLMKQVEMDLKDVGLFEINEAFAAQALYCINTLGIDQQKVNIHGGAIALGHPLGCTGAKLCATLLSNMQQHGVKYGVESMCVGGGMGAAALLELCE, from the coding sequence ATGAGAGATGCCTATATTGTGACGTCGATACGGACACCGGGATGTAAAAGAAAAAAAGGAGCGTTTAAAGACACCCGGCCGGAGGATTTGCTGTCCTTTGTTCTGGAAGCGGTTGTCGACAAAACCAAGGGGCTTGAGAAAAAGGATGTCGAAGACATTATGATCGGTTGCTCGTTTCCCGAAGCCGAACAGGGACTTAACATAGGACGGATTGTATCACAGATTGCCGGGTTTCCGGTGGATGTCTCCGGCGCCACGGTCAATCGCTTCTGCGCCTCGGGTCTGGAAGCCATTGCTCAATCTGCCTTGCGGGTGATGTCCGGCTGGTCGGATATTGTTATCGGCGGCGGTGTGGAGTCCATGACCTACGTCCCCATGGGCGGCAATCTGCCGCGCCCGCATCCGGAATACACTCGAAAAATGGCGGATCTATTTGCCTCCATGGGCATCACCGCTGAAAATGTGGCCCATCGCTACGATGTTTCGCGCGAAGCCCAGGATGAGTTTGCCTATCATTCCCAGCGTAAAGCCGCTGAAGCCAAAAAGAAAAAGTTATTTAAGGAGCTGGTGCCCACCCCGGCCACCCGCTACGTTGCGCAAAAAGATGGGACCTATCAAAAAGAAACTTTCATGCAGGAATTTGATGACGGTATCCGGGAGGATACCACCCTGGAAGGGCTGGCGAGTCTGCATCCGGTATTTGCCGCCGGCGGATCGGTTACCGCCGGTAACGCTTCCCAGATGACCGACGGGGCTGCGGCCAGCGTGATCATGAGTGAAGACAAAGTCAAAGCGCTGGGGCTAAAACCGATCGCCAAATTTAAGGGGTATACCACTGTGGGCTGCAAACCGGATGAAATGGGGATCGGCCCCGCGCTGGCCATCCCCAAGCTGATGAAACAGGTCGAGATGGACTTAAAAGATGTCGGGCTGTTTGAGATTAACGAGGCCTTTGCCGCCCAGGCCCTTTACTGTATCAACACGCTCGGCATCGATCAGCAAAAAGTTAACATCCACGGCGGCGCCATTGCCCTGGGGCATCCGCTGGGATGCACCGGTGCCAAGTTGTGCGCCACACTGCTCAGCAACATGCAGCAGCACGGTGTGAAATATGGCGTGGAATCCATGTGTGTTGGTGGTGGCATGGGCGCCGCAGCCTTATTGGAGCTGTGTGAGTAA
- the mtnA gene encoding S-methyl-5-thioribose-1-phosphate isomerase produces the protein MKVDGKDLRTIWLSPDEQTVKIIDQRRLPHELVLIDLKTVDDAISAIKDMAVRGAPLIGATGAYGVYLVALNAPPDAADDTYWATECNRLKSARPTAVNLTWAVDSVFAAIMKARQSEKRIAIAKDQAAAITEQEVERCRQIGEHGMPLIDAISQRKQGQAVNVLTHCNAGWLACIEHGTATAPIYAAFDQGIDLHVWVDETRPLNQGNRLTAWELGKHGVKHTIITDNAGGYLMQQGDVDIVIVGTDRTTATGDVANKIGTYLKALAAKDNNIPFYVALPSSTFDWDLKDGVKEIPIEKRDPDEIRYIEGLANNKNERVLICPADSAAANYAFDVTPSRLVTGFITERGICKATPEAIGKLFPEYFHRGK, from the coding sequence ATGAAAGTTGATGGAAAAGATCTCAGGACCATTTGGCTGAGCCCGGATGAACAAACGGTCAAGATCATCGACCAGCGGCGCCTGCCGCATGAACTGGTGCTCATCGATCTCAAAACCGTTGATGATGCCATCTCAGCGATTAAAGACATGGCGGTGCGCGGCGCGCCATTGATTGGCGCCACCGGTGCATACGGTGTCTATCTGGTTGCCTTAAATGCGCCCCCGGATGCTGCTGATGACACCTACTGGGCCACCGAGTGCAACCGCCTCAAATCTGCCCGGCCCACGGCAGTTAATCTTACCTGGGCGGTCGACAGTGTTTTCGCCGCGATAATGAAAGCGCGCCAGTCGGAAAAGCGCATTGCCATTGCCAAAGATCAGGCTGCTGCCATTACGGAACAGGAAGTTGAGCGCTGCCGACAAATCGGTGAGCACGGCATGCCGCTGATCGATGCGATCAGTCAGCGCAAACAGGGCCAAGCGGTCAATGTGCTGACGCACTGCAATGCCGGATGGCTGGCCTGCATCGAGCACGGTACCGCCACCGCGCCCATCTATGCTGCTTTTGACCAAGGGATTGACCTGCATGTATGGGTCGATGAGACCCGACCGCTCAATCAAGGCAATCGCCTGACTGCCTGGGAGCTGGGCAAACACGGTGTCAAACACACCATTATCACCGACAATGCCGGCGGTTACCTTATGCAGCAGGGAGATGTGGATATCGTCATCGTCGGAACAGACCGCACGACCGCCACCGGGGATGTTGCCAACAAAATCGGAACCTATTTAAAGGCGCTGGCCGCCAAAGACAACAACATCCCTTTTTACGTGGCCCTGCCCTCCAGCACCTTCGACTGGGATCTTAAGGATGGCGTCAAGGAAATCCCCATTGAAAAGCGAGACCCGGATGAAATCCGCTATATTGAGGGTTTAGCCAACAACAAAAACGAACGTGTGCTCATTTGCCCGGCCGATAGCGCTGCTGCCAATTATGCTTTTGATGTCACACCGTCAAGACTGGTGACCGGTTTTATCACTGAACGCGGTATCTGCAAGGCGACGCCCGAAGCAATCGGGAAGTTGTTCCCTGAATATTTTCATCGAGGAAAATAA
- a CDS encoding aldehyde ferredoxin oxidoreductase C-terminal domain-containing protein, which produces MDKILRINMGADGGPSVRTEPPGDYAGAGGRGLTSAIVSKEVPPLCHPLGEDNKLVIAPGLLSGSTAAMSGRLSVGCKSPLTGGIKEANAGGQPSQMLGRLGYAAIVLEGSPKENTLYKIIINKDNVDILEDNSLCMLGNYDLVDKMKAEYGEKISCISIGQAGEMKLAGASIACTDMELRPTRHAGRGGVGAVMGAKGVKVIVIDEAGMKMRQPQDPDAFKAANKEWVAGLKKHPVSGEGLPAYGTNVLTNVINEAGAYPTNNFQKGQFKGASNISGETQAELQDARGGKGSSTHGCHRGCIIRCSGTFRTKDGEFLTKQPEYETVWSHGANCGIDDLDTIAMLDRLDDDFGLDTIEMGATIGVAMEAGLAEFGDAEAAIRLVKEVGEGTPLGRVLGSGAAVTGKVFGVERVPVVKGQAMPAYDPRGIQGIGVTYATATMGADHTAGYAVASNIMGIGGSVDALKPEGQIELSRNLQIATAAVDATGMCLFVAFPVLDQPETFQALIDMINAFYGLSLTADDVTELGKSILKNEREFNLAAGLTSKDDRLPEYFKKEKLPPHDITFLVEDEELDQVFNW; this is translated from the coding sequence ATGGACAAGATTCTAAGAATCAACATGGGAGCGGACGGCGGCCCGTCGGTTAGAACCGAGCCCCCGGGCGACTATGCCGGGGCAGGCGGTCGCGGACTAACCTCGGCCATCGTTTCGAAGGAAGTTCCGCCATTATGCCACCCCTTGGGGGAAGATAATAAACTGGTCATTGCACCGGGACTGTTGAGCGGCTCCACAGCAGCCATGTCAGGCCGTTTATCGGTGGGGTGCAAGAGCCCTTTAACCGGCGGCATCAAGGAAGCCAATGCCGGGGGGCAACCCTCACAAATGCTCGGTCGCTTGGGGTATGCCGCCATCGTGCTGGAAGGCAGCCCAAAAGAAAACACGCTTTATAAAATTATCATCAACAAAGACAACGTTGACATTCTGGAAGACAACAGCCTGTGCATGCTCGGCAATTACGACCTGGTCGACAAAATGAAGGCTGAATACGGTGAAAAAATTTCCTGCATCTCCATCGGTCAGGCCGGTGAAATGAAATTGGCCGGTGCGTCCATTGCCTGCACCGATATGGAACTCAGACCCACCCGCCACGCCGGCCGCGGCGGTGTCGGCGCGGTGATGGGCGCCAAAGGGGTCAAGGTCATTGTTATCGATGAAGCCGGCATGAAAATGCGACAGCCTCAGGATCCGGATGCATTCAAAGCCGCCAACAAAGAATGGGTGGCCGGTTTGAAAAAGCACCCGGTCAGTGGTGAAGGCCTGCCGGCATACGGCACCAATGTATTGACAAACGTCATTAACGAAGCCGGTGCCTATCCCACTAACAACTTTCAAAAAGGCCAGTTCAAAGGCGCCAGCAATATCAGCGGAGAAACCCAGGCTGAGTTGCAAGATGCCCGTGGGGGCAAGGGCTCTTCAACACACGGTTGCCATCGCGGCTGCATCATTCGCTGTTCTGGAACATTTCGTACCAAAGACGGAGAATTTCTGACCAAACAACCTGAATACGAGACTGTTTGGTCCCACGGCGCTAATTGCGGTATCGATGACCTAGATACGATTGCCATGCTGGATCGCCTGGATGATGATTTCGGGTTGGATACGATTGAAATGGGTGCCACCATAGGAGTGGCCATGGAAGCTGGTCTGGCTGAGTTTGGCGATGCCGAAGCCGCCATCCGGCTGGTTAAAGAAGTCGGTGAAGGAACGCCGTTGGGCCGTGTCCTTGGCAGCGGTGCTGCTGTCACGGGTAAGGTGTTCGGCGTTGAAAGAGTCCCGGTTGTCAAGGGGCAGGCCATGCCGGCCTATGATCCTCGCGGCATACAAGGGATCGGCGTCACCTACGCCACAGCCACCATGGGCGCGGATCATACCGCCGGTTACGCCGTCGCCAGCAATATCATGGGTATCGGCGGATCTGTGGATGCGCTTAAACCGGAAGGGCAAATTGAACTTTCCAGAAACCTGCAGATTGCAACGGCGGCTGTCGATGCCACCGGCATGTGCCTGTTTGTTGCGTTCCCGGTCCTGGATCAGCCGGAAACATTTCAGGCGCTGATCGATATGATTAATGCGTTCTATGGCCTGAGCCTGACAGCTGACGATGTCACCGAGTTGGGCAAATCCATCCTGAAAAATGAACGCGAATTTAACCTGGCGGCCGGCTTGACTTCCAAAGATGATCGCTTGCCTGAATATTTCAAAAAAGAAAAGCTGCCACCGCACGACATCACCTTCCTGGTCGAGGATGAAGAACTTGATCAGGTGTTTAACTGGTAA